The Aeromonas jandaei genomic interval GAAGAGTCGACCACCTCGGGACAAGCAGGTCGCATCCTGCCGGTTGGTACCCGGGTCAAGGTGACTGACTTCTACACCCTGAACGATGGGATGCTGGGGATCACCGTACTGGGGCTGGAGCGCTTCTGCATCCACGAGATGGAGACCGACGAGCTGGGACTGCGTCGCGCCAAAGTGGAAACGCTGCCCAACTGGCCCAGCACCCACTCAGATTTCCACGACAAATTGCTGGTGAATCGCCTGCGCGAGGTGTTCGAGCAGTATCCGGAACTTGATGAACTCTACCCGGAGAAGCGCTTTGAAGATGCCGCCTGGCTCTGTCAGCGCTGGCTCGAAATCCTGCCGATGCCGATTTATGAAAAGCAGATGCTGATAGCCAAACAAAACAGCGAAGCGGCTCGCAAATTTCTGCATCGCCTGATTTCACAATGACAAAAACAGCTTTGCAAAATGCAATTATTCCAACAATGAAAATCGAAATTTCTCATTTTGCAAATGAGTAGGAACACAACAAGCCATAACAAGAGAGAGCCGCTGCGCTAAACGGCCAAATTGAACATAAAAGAGTCATTTAAAAGTTGGCACAGATTTTTCATATAGATTTGTACAACCCGATTTATCCCGTGCTCTCTTCAGTATTTGCTGAAGATCTGGTCAACCCACAAAGTTGACCATTTTTTTTATCCGCGCGTTGGCAAACGCTGACCAAAGTGACGCTGCAGACAGTCACGCAGTCGTGACAAGGTGATCGGCTTGGCGAGAAAATCATCCATCCCCTGCGCCAGACAGCAGGCCTTGTCCTCTGCCATTGCATTGGCCGTCAACGCGACGATGGGCATGGTGTAACCCATCTCCCGCAGCCGTCTGGTCGCCTCCAGCCCGTCCATCTGCGGCATCCGCATATCCATCAGGATCAGATCCGGCTGCTGTTGCTCCACTTGCGCCAGCGCATCCAGCCCATTGACGGCCAACCGGACATGGCTCACCAGTTTTTGCAGCATCAGTGACACCACCAGCTGATTGACCGGACTATCCTCCACCACCAGCACATCGAGCGGCAGCAGGGCGGGAGCACTCTCTTCCCGCGCTGGCTGGCAGTGACAGGGCAGCGCCATGTTGCTGAGCTCAAACCAGAAGCAACTCCCCTTGCCTGGCTCACTCTCCAGCCGGATCTCCCCACCCATCAGGGAAACCAGCCGCTTGCTGATGGCAAGGCCAAGGCCGGTCCCCGAGAAGCGACGGGTGGCCGAGTTATCAACCTGCGAGAAGGGTTCAAAAAGCTGGGACTGATCCTCCGGGGCAATCCCGATCCCGGTATCACTCACCGAAACCCGCAATTTATCCTCATGCCAACTCAGCCGCAGGGTCACCCTCCCCTCATCGGTAAATTTGAGGGCGTTGTCGAGCAGATTGCCAATCACTTGGGAGAGCCGCATCGGGTCTCCCTGCAACTCCCCGGGCACTACATCGTCTACTTCACAGCACAACTCGATCCCCTTTGCATCGGCCCTTGCCTGCAGCGGCTCGATAAGCGACTGGCAGAGGCGTTCTGTCTGCATCGTCTCGCAGTGAAATACCAGGGTCTGGGATTCGATTTTCGAGAAGTCGAGCACATCGTCGATAATGGTTTGCAGCAATCTGGCCGAATGGGTCGCATGACGCAGCAGGCTCTGTTGATCCGGTGCCAGCTCGGCATGTTGCAACAGATCGAGCATGCCCAGCACCGCATTCATCGGGGAGCGGATCTCGTGGGTCATCATGGCCAGAAACTGGGATTTGGCGCGGTTGGCCGCCTCGGCTTCGTCCCGCGCCCGAGCCAGCTCCTCCTCACGCCGGATCTGGCTGCTGATGTCCCGGGCAGTGCCGCGATAGCCGATAAAGTTGCGCTCTTCATCGAAGCTGGGCTCGGCGCTCACCTCCATCCAGCAAGGTTCATCCCTGCAGAGCGACCTGCATCCGCACTGCGCGAACCGGCTGACGCTGTTCCAGCAATTCGAGGTAGACGTTGGCTTCCCGGCTGCCCTTGTTGCAAACATAGTCATAGAGGGTCGGCCGGGTAGAGAGCGGCATCTGCTCATCAAGATAGCCGGGCTCGGAGGCGTAGCTGAGTCTGTGCTCGGCATCCGTCTCCCAAAACCAGTCCGACGCCATGGCGGCAAAACTGCGAAAACGGCGCTTGCTGGCCTGCAGCGCCTCGGTCTTGGCCGCAACTTGCTCCTGCAAGCGAGCCCGATAGGTGATGTTGACCAGTGCCTGCGAGATGAGCGGGCGACAGCGCTGCATCGCCGCCTTACTGGTGAGATCGAACGTGCCGGCACGGGAGTGGCGGCAGATGATGGTGGCGCTGAATCCTGGGGCCTGCAGCCCGGTGAGCATCAGGCTCGCCCATCCCGGAACTGCAGCGAGATCCGCCAGCTCCGGCAACTGGGAAGGGTCGTAGATCACCAGCGTCTCTCCCGCAATCGCTCGGGTAAATGCCGGCGTCATAGCCCAGTTACGCCCCTGCTCCACAGGATCGGTAGTGAGGTGAGTAATCCCCGTTTTTCCTTCCCAAGCCACCACATCCGCATGCTCAAATCCGATAAAGGGCTTGAGCACCTGGATGAGGCTCTCCAGCACCTGATCCGGCGTCTGGGCATCGGCCAGCGTCGCTACCCCGCTCAACAGGGTCTGGGATTCATGCCGGTATTTGGCCTCGCGTTCACGACAACGCATCAGATCGACCAGAGTGGTCTGCAGTTTGTCGCCCAGGGCTTCCAGTTCGCTGTTGCCAATCATCTTGTTGCCTGTTCTCTAACGGGTCAGGAAGATCACGCTCGATACCATCAGGTTGCCGTGAGCCAGCTCACCATGGGGCAGCCGCCCCTGCTCGCCGAACGTAAAGGGAGTGATAAAGGGGATCTTGCCGAGACGAGCACGGCTCTGTTCGACAAACTCGCACAACATATCACCAAGCGCCAAACGACAACCAGCACAAAAGATGATAAGCGCGCCGATAGGTTGCAATTCAACATCGACACCATAGCCCGGCTCGATCCGGATTGCATTGAGGCTACGTTGCAGCAATCCCTCCTGACTGCTGTACATCAGGAGCAACCGTTCGCCCGGCGCCACGTCGGTAAAGAGGCGCAGGCCTCCCTGCTCGGTGACCGCCTCCGGATGAGAGAGCTTGTAATAGGGAATGCCATCAAGGGAGCCCACCTGACGAGCCAGTGGATTGAGCGTGGTTTCGCGCAAGATGGGGCCCACAGGCCAGGGGGACTCGCGCCCGCACCAACGGGCATAGACCTCTGCGGCAGGCTGGTGATCAATAGTCAGCACCTCCCGCCCATGGCAGGCGGTGATCTCGCCGCTGCATTCGGCGGGGACGTAGCCGGAGTGAAACTGAAACGCGAGCTGGCAATCGGGATAGAGCACCGCCAGCACGATGCCATCGCGGGTCATCGACTCATCCCAACAGAGTTGCCAGTTGCCGCTGACGCTGTTGTCGGCCGCAGAGTCCCCCACCACGGGTACGGATGCACCCAATTCTGCCTCAATGCCGGCCAGCAGACCTTCTTCCTGGCCGGGACTGGCATGAAAGAGGATAAGCTGGGGCAACTCGCCGGGTCGGCCACAATCACTCATGGCGCGACGCAGCAACTGCCGCACATCGACCTGACTACCGCTGGCCCCTGCTATGCCATAGGCACCCGCCTCATCGTAAAATGCCGCCGCAGCCAGACCATATCCCTGTCTGGCATGATGGCCCACTTCGGTCATCACCCCGCCGCAGGAGCTGCACCCCAGCACACGGGTGGTCGGGAATTGGCGTTTTAGCTCGAAACAGACTATCTCGCCCTCATGGGCCTCGGTAAAATAGATCAGCAACAGGGAGGGAGCCTGCATGGAATGGTGGCGCAGTCGCGCACAGATCTCTTGAGCCGCCAGCGCTGAACTTTCAGCGAGGGAGTGAACGGTCAGAAATTTCAACACCATCTCCTTGTCGTATTAACGGATGCCAGTCGCAAGCAAAAATCATACCCTTATCAAACAATTACCTCGGCCCACTTGCTAATATAGCGGTCAACTGAGACCAATGACAGGATGCCTTCATGTGGCAGAAAAACATCAATGACTTCGAGCGGGTCGTAGCCATCGGTGGTGGCCACGGTATGGGACGAGTGCTCTCATCCCTCTCGTTCTTGGGTCAACGCCTGACCGGCATAGTCACCACAACAGATGATGGTGGCTCCACCGGACGCCTGCGCAAGAGCCAGGATTGCATTGCCTGGGGCGATCTTCGCAACTGCCTCAATCAGCTGGTGACCGATCCCAGTATCGGCAGCATGCTGTTTGAATATCGCTTCGCCGGCCGGGGCGAACTGGCGGGGCACAACCTCGGCAATCTGATGCTGCTGGCACTCGATAACCTCTGCGTCCGTCCTCTTGATGCTATCAAGCTGATCAGCGACATGCTCAAAATAGAGTCACAATTGCTACCCATGTCTGAATTTCCGACCGATCTTTGCGCCAACATGGAGTGTGGCACCCGGATCCTGGGAGAGGTCTCGATCGACCAGCTCGCCTCCCCACCGCTCTCTCTTGGCCTGATGCCCGAAGTGCAGGCCACCAGAGAGGCGGTACAGGCGCTGCAACAGGCGGATATGGTCATCCTCGGGCCGGGCAGTTTTCTCACCTCCATCATGCCCCCCTTGCTGCTGGCCGAGATCGCCCAGGCCATCAACGAGAGCTACGCCATGGTGGTCTTTATCTGCAATCTGGTAGCGGAGAAAGGGCCGGCAGGCCAGCTTGATCTGAAGAGCCAGTGTCGCTGGCTGGAATCAAGAATAGGTCAGGGACGGATTGACGCCATCCTCGCCCCCAGCGAGACCGGAGAAGCAGGGGAGTGGCAAGGAAAACTGATCGAGGCGGAGTTGGGGGAGAGCGAATTGCCTCACCGCCACGATCGCTTGAAGCTGAAACTTGCGCTGGACAGAGTGATCCAGCATCTGCTCAACGCACGCTGACTAATCTGCATGCGCCGAACCAAACAGCCTCACTGATAGGCTGCGAGAAAAGAGAGAACCTGGGGCAGGGAGTGCTCCAACTCTTGCAATTGACGCCCCGCTTCACCGGCATCGGCCTGCTTGCAGGCCATCTCCAGCGCCATCACCTGCTGGTAGCTGGGCATGGCGCCGTAGCTGCCACAGGATGATTTCATGCTGTGGGCCACTCTGGCCAGTTGTGCCCAATCGCCCTGCTCATAGAGTGGCCTGAGCTGACCCAACTGCTCACCCACCTCTTCGATAAAGACAGAGATCACCACCGGCAACATCTCCTGACCAATGTCATCGGCCAACTGCTGCAATACCTTGCGATCTACCCACTCCATGTGTGCCTCCCCTGAAAGGTATTCAAACAGACCATACTATAGATAATTCCATCAACAAGATCGCCTGCACAGCCATTATTCCTCTGATGATGAAGTGAGCTCCAAGGTGGAAAACGTGAGAGATCTCTCACTATCGATACAGTGCAAATGGCAAAGGATACAAAAAAGTTGCCATCAATTAACAATTAAATAACAATCCATTTTGTCAGAGTGATATTGCTCAGCAACACCTCTCATCCCTTTTTGCCTTTATGGCTGCTGCGAAGAACCAGGGTAGTTTTCTACCCTGGTATTTTTTTATGGTGTGACGCTGATTTGGTTAGTCGCCACCCGCACCCCAAGCCGGAACAGATTGAATTCGCCGGAGGCCATCCTGATCCAGTTCTCATTGCCGGTCAGCGGCCGCGTCGTGACCAGTGTTACCACATCGTTGGGCGTGGTCTCGCTCTGGAAATCGATCACCACCTCTTCATCCAGCAAACTCGCCTCGCCAAAAGGTGCGCAGCGAGTCAGCCAGTGCAGGTTGTTGCTGCAGTAGGTCATCACATACTCCCCGTCCGAGAGCAGCATGTTGAATACCCCAAGCCCCCTGAGCTCATCACACAAGGTGGCCATGTAGCGAAACATGGCGGGAAAGTTGGCGGGACGCTTGGGGTACTTCTGCTCCAACCGGTCGAGCAGCCAGCAGAAGGCGTGTTCGCTGTCGGTGTCTCCCACCGGACGATGTCGCCCGGTTGGCAACTTCTTGTAGCCGGTGAGCTGCCCATTGTGGGCAAAAGTCCAGTAACGGCCCCACAGCTCGCGGGTAAAGGGGTGGGTATTTTCCAGCGAGACGCAGCCACGGTTGGCCTGGCGGATATGGCTGACGACAGCGCAGCTCTTGATGGGCAGCGCCTGTACCAGTCTGGCGATGGGTGACTGGGCGCTGGGTTCGGGATCCTTGAAGGTGCGAAAGCCCTTCCCTTCGTAAAAGGTAATGCCCCAGCCATCCTTGTGGGGGCCGGTCTTGCCGCCACGCAGCATCAGGCCGGTAAAACTGAAACAGATATCGGTCGGCACATTGGCACTCATGCCGAGCAGTTCGCACATATCCGGATGCCCCCTTCCTTGACTACATAACAACTGGCTTAGCACTCGGGCTGGCCAGCAAAAACCGGATTAGAAGAGCAGAGAGGAGTGCATCACTGGTACTCCTCCCTACTCCTTTATCGACGAGTTGCCGATTACTTGGCCATCTCTTTTTCGACCAGCTGGATCAGGATGTGGATCACCTTGATGTGCACTTCCTGAATGCGATCGGCATAGCCAAAGTGCGGCACGCGGATCTCGATGTCGGCCAGACCGGCCATCTTGCCGCCATCCTTGCCGGTCAGGGCGATCACTTTCATCCCCTTGGCCCGGGCAGCTTCGATGGCCTTGATGATATTGCCGGAGTTGCCGCTGGTGGAGATACCGAGCAGCACGTCGCCACGACGGCCGACCGCTTCCACATAACGGGAGAATACGTAGTCATAGCCAAAATCGTTGGAGACACAGGAGAGGTGGCTCGGATCGGAGATGGCGATACCGGCGTAACCCGGGCGGTTCTCGCGATAGCGACCGGTCAGCTCTTCGGCAAAATGCATGGCATCGCAGTGGGAACCGCCATTGCCGCAGGAGAGCACCTTGCCCTCCTCCTTGAAGGAGTCGGCCAGCAGCTTGGCAGCCGCCTCGATGTTTTTCAGGTTCTGCTCGTCAGCCAGGAAAGCCTGCAGCACGCTGGCAGCTTCAGTCAGTTCGTTGCGGATCAATTCTTGGTACATGATGTCTCTTCCACTGTTTTTAGTGTGCGTGTAAGTCACCGCCATTCTCGCACAAGCCAATCCCGGAGTCGCCCCCTCCCCCCTGCAACACAACCCTGTTGCCACGAGCGTTACGGGGATCACAGTCACAAGGTAATGAAGATGTAAACAGCTTGATAACTTTGTGCGTATGAATTACAACAGGGGCCATATCCAACAGGTCTGACCTCTGGATCAGTGACGCCACGTTGGCAATCTTTCACGCAAGGAGCAAGCAATGACGACGACCCTCACTCTGCTCGGGGTGATCCTGGTTATCGGAGCCCTGGCCTACCGCCGGACATCCCTGTTCATCTCCACCCTGGTCACCGGCGCGGCGCTGGTGCTTGGTGCTATCTATGGTCATGTGCCCTTGCTGGTCTGGGCGCTGTTTGCGGTGATCGCCATCCCGCTCAACCTGGTGGAATTTCGCCGCACCCAGATAACCAAGCCGCTGTTCAAACTCTACAAATCGATCATGCCGGAGATGTCCCGCACCGAGAAAGAGGCGATTGAAGCGGGTACTACCTGGTGGGAAGCCGATCTGTTCGCGGGCAACCCGAACTGGAAAAAACTGCACGCCATTCCGGTCAGTACCCTCTCTGCCGAAGAGCAGGCCTTCCTCGACGGCCCGGTGGAAACCGTCTGCCGCATGGTCAGCGACTGGGAAGTGACCCACGAGCGTGCGGATCTCTCCCCCGAGGTGTGGCAATACCTGAAGGACAACAAGTTCTTCGCCATGATCATCAAGAAGAAATATGGCGGCCTCGAATTCTCGGCCTACGCCCAGTCCTGCGTCCTGCAAAAGCTGTGCGGCGCCAGCGCCGTGCTCGCCTCCACCGTCGGCGTGCCCAACTCGCTGGGCCCGGGCGAACTGCTGCAGCACTATGGCACTGACGAGCAGAAGGATTACTACCTGCCCCGTCTGGCGGTGGGCAAAGAGATCCCCTGCTTCGCCCTGACCAGCCCGGAAGCGGGTTCTGACGCCGGCTCCATCCCCGACTTTGGCATCGTCTGCAAGGGCGAGTGGGAAGGCAAAGAGGTGCTCGGTATGCGCCTCACCTGGAACAAGCGCTACATCACCCTTGCCCCCATCGCCACCGTCCTGGGTCTCGCCTTCAAACTGCGTGACCCCGAGCACCTGCTGGGTGACGAGGAAGAGCTCGGCATCACCTGCGCGTTGATCCCTACTCACATCAAGGGGGTCGGCATCGGCCGTCGCCACTTCCCGCTCAACGTGCCGTTCCAGAACGGTCCGACTCAGGGCAAGGATGTGTTCGTCCCGCTCGACTTCATCATCGGTGGCCCGGCCATGGCCGGTCAGGGCTGGCGCATGCTGGTCGAGTGTCTGTCGGTCGGTCGCGGCATCACCCTGCCCTCCAACAGCACCGGCGGCGTCAAGATGCTGGCCCTGGCGAGCGGCGCCTACAGCCGCATCCGTCGCCAGTTCAAGCTGCCCATCGGCAAGATGGAAGGGATTGAAGAGCCGCTGGCCCGCATCGGCGGCAACGCCTACATCATGGGCGCCGCAGCCAACCTGACCGTGACCGGCATCGACCTTGGCGAGAAACCCTCGGTCATCTCCGCCATCGTCAAATACCACCTCACCGACCGCGCCCAGAAGTGCATCATCGATGCCATGGACATCCACGGCGGCAAGGCCATCTGCATGGGCCCCAACAACTATCTGGCTCGCGGCTATCAGGGAGCCCCCATCGCCGTGACGGTGGAAGGGGCCAATATCCTGACTCGCAGCATGATCATCTACGGTCAGGGCGCCATCCGCTGCCATCCGTACGTGTTGCCGGAGATGCTGGCGGCCAGCCACCCGGATCAGGAGCAGGCCCTCAAGGACTTCGACAAGGCGGTATTCAGCCACGTCGGTTTTGCCATCAGCAACATGGTACGCAGCTTCTGGCTGGGTGTGACCGGCGCCCGTTTTGCCGCGGCACCTTATGGCGACCAGACCAAAGGCTACTACCAGAAGCTCTCCCGCCTCTCTGCCAACCTGGCCTTCCTGTCAGACATGGCGATGGGAACCCTGGGTGGTGAGCTCAAGCGCAAGGAGCGGGTCTCCGCCCGCCTTGGCGATGTGCTGAGCCAGCTCTATCTGGCCTCCAGCGCCCTCAAGCGCTATCAGGACGAGGGACGCCAGCAGGCCGACCTGCCGCTGCTGCACTGGGCACTGCAAGATGCCCTGTTCAAGGCACAAGAGGCGATCGACGAGCTGCTGCGCAACTTCCCGAACCGCTGGATTGGCCTTGCCCTGCGCGCCGTGGTGTTGCCGCTGGGTCGCGACATGAAGCGTCCGAGCGACAAGCTGGACAACCAGGTTGCCCGCCTGCTGCAAACTCCGAGCGAGACCCGCAGCCGCCTGGCCAAGGGTCAGTACCTGACCCGCGAAGAAGGCAACCCCTTCGGTCTGCTGGAGCAGGCGCTCGATGACGTGCTGGCTGCCGAGCCGCTGTTTGACAAGGTGTGCAAGGCTGACGGCGTCAAGCGCCCCTTCCTGGCACTGGACAAGGTGGCCGACATCGGCCTGGCCGCTGGCGTGCTGAGCCAGAGCGAAGCGGAGCTGCTGCGCCGCGCCGAAGTAAGTCGCCTGCGCACCATCAACGTCGATGACTTTGACCCCATCGATCTGGTAGCCAACAAGAAGCTGTTTGAAGCCTCGGCTTACCATCGCGCCGCCTGATATCAAGGCAATCTGACAACGCCTCCCTTGTGGAGGCGTTTTTTATTTCATGACTGCAACAGCTTGCCCAGCTCCCCCGACCTGCGCCCTTCCCCGTGTCCTCGCCCACAAAACAGTGCACAATAGCCGGCAAACCGAATCACAAAGGAAGCCAGGATGACCCTTGAGCACCTGATCCAGTGGCGCCGTGACCTGCACCGCCTGCCGGAAGCGGCCTGGAAAGAGTTTCGTACCACCAGCCTGATTGCCCACCATCTGAATGAACTTGGCTATCACATCGTGCTTGGCGACAAGCTGCTGGCCAGCAATCTGATGATGGGGCGCGATGTCGATGTGGCCGCCGAGAAAGCCCGCGCCCGCCGTCAGGGAGCCCACCCCGACTGGCTGGAGCGCATTGGCGACGTGACCGGGCTGATGGGAGAGCTGGATACCGGCCGCCCCGGCCCTACCCTGGCCTTTCGCTTCGATATCGACGCAGTGGAGGTGGAGGAGTCTGCCGCCGAGCAGCACCTGCCGCAGCAGGAGGGCTTTGCCTCCCACAACAAAGGGTGGATGCACGCCTGCGCCCACGATGGCCATACCGCCATCGGTCTGGGGCTGGCCAGCCGCCTGATGGCGATGAAAGAGGAGCTGTGCGGGCGCATCAAGCTCTTCTTCCAACCCGCTGAAGAGGGGTGCCGCGGTGGCAAGGCGCTGGCCGCAGGCGGTGCCCTCGATGACGTGGATGCCCTGCTCTCGCTCCATATCGGCATTCACGCCGGCAGCGGCGAGCTGGTGATCAACCCCACCGAGTTCCTCTGCTCAACCAAGTTCGACGTCCACTTCATGGGCACCGCCGCCCATGCCGGGCTCGAGCCCAATGCCGGCAGCAATGCGCTGGCTGCCGCCTGCATGGCTACCACCGCGATGCTCGGCATTCCGCGCCACCGCGACGGCATGACCCGCATCAACATCGGCCAACTCCACGCCGGCAGCGGGCGCAACGTCATTCCCGACCATGCCGAACTGCACGGTGAAACCCGCGGCGCCGACAGCGCCCTCAACGACTACATGTTCAGCCAGGTGCAACGCATCGTCGAAGGCACCGCCCTTGCCCACGGCGTCACCTACCGCATCATCAAGCAGGGTGAGGCCATCGCGCTCGATAACAGCCCGGCGCTGCAGGCCGAGCTGGCGGCGCTGGCTCGCAAGCAGGGGCTCGCCACCATCCAGACTCGCCGCTTTGGCGCCAGCGAAGATGCCGGTTTTCTGATGGAGCGGGTGCAAAAGCAGGGGGGCGAAGCGGCTTACCTGATCCTTGGCGCCGATCTGGCTGCGCCGCACCACCACAACTCCTTCGATTTCGACGAGCGGGTGATGCAGAGCGGGGTCGATCTGCTGGCGGCGTGGGCCCATGCCAGACTGGGGAATTGCGCTCATATCAAGGGATAAACCCGGTGGCTATCAGCTCGGAAACCTGAGCAAACAGGATCAAAAAAGGCGCCCATCGGCGCCTTTTTATTTGCTAACCGCTTGCCGCGGCGCAATGTCACTCAGCCGGTTGGCCATCACCGCGCTTGCGGTTGGTATTGGGACGACCGCCGGTCACAGCATCGGCACGCCCCTCCTCCTTGGCCTTCTCGGCGCGCTTTTTGCGCATCTCGCGCGGATCGGCGATGAGCGGGCGATAGATCTCGATGCGATCGCCATCCTGCAGCAGATCGCTCCCTTTTACCGGACGGCTATAGATGCCGAACTTGTTGACCGACAAGTCGATCTCGGGGTGCTTCTGCACGATGCCGGACTGCTCGATAGCGGCCTGTACGCAAGTCTCGGGAGATACCCGCAGCGCAATCACCGTCTGGCGCTGCGGCAGGGCATAGACCACTTCGATATTGAGCTGATCAGGCACCGTACACCACCTTGGCACGGTTTGAGAAGGCGGAGACCATGGAGCTCACCAGATCGCGGAACACCTGGCCAAAGGCCACTTCGATGAGCTTGGAGGTAAATTCGAAATCGAGGTCAAACTCCACCTTGCAGGCATCCACGTCGAGGGGAGTAAAGGTTCACCAGCCAGCCAGCTTGCTGAAGGGGCCGTCCACCAGCTCCATCCTGATCTGGCGGTTTACATCCAGCTGGTTGCGGGTAGTAAAGGTTTTGGCGATGCCCGCCTTGGCCACATCGACCGACGCCATCATGTAATCGTCACCCGCCTCATGAACACGGCTGCCGACACAGCCGGGCAAAAACTGCGGATAGGCATTCACATCGTTGACCAACTTGAACATCTGTTCGGCACTGAACATCACCAGGGCACTGCGAGTAATACGGGGCATGGCTTTTCCTCATCCAATCGCCGCGATTTTATCACCATGTTGGCGCTTTTGGAGGTAAAACCTCGGCCAAACTGCTCAGAAAGCGGTCACTTGACCCGTCGCGCGTTTTACAGCCGCCCCCGCCTACGTATAATACGAGCCTCCTAGTCATTGCCGGAAATCGCCCGTCATGAGCAAAAAAAACAGTAAAAACAAAGCCGGGTCCAGCACCATTGCACTCAACAGAACCGCGCGCCACGAATACTTCATCGAAGAAAAGATCGAAGCGGGTCTGTCCCTGCAAGGGTGGGAAGTCAAATCCCTGCGGGCGGGCAAGGCCAACATCAGCGAAGCCTATGTCATCTTCCGCGATGGCGAAGCCTACCTGTTCGGCTCCAGCTTCCTGCCACTGCAAGCGGCCTCCAGCCATGTGGTGTGTGACCCGACCCGTACCCGCAAACTGCTGCTGAGCCGTCGTGAACTCGACAAACTCGAAAGCCTGATTGCCCGTCAGGGCTATACCGTCGTCCCCCTCGCCCTCTACTGGAAACAGTGCTGGGTCAAGGTCGAGATCGGTCTGGTGAAGGGCAAGAAAGAGCACGACAAGCGCGAAGATACCAAGGCCCGCGAGTGGGATCGGGAAAAAGCCCGCATCATGAAGAACAAGTACCGCGGCTAACCCTCTGATGTCCGGACGATTCCAGTCCGGACACCTCACTTCCGGTTCCCCACCCCCGGCCACTGCGCACAATAAATCGGCAAACAGACCACCAGCTGGCGGGAATAGCCATCAACGCCTTGCCATACCAGCATTTTTGCGTACAATCGCTCTTAACAACTTGGGGCTGATTCTGGATTCGACAAGATTCACGAAACCCAAGGTGCATGCCGAGGTGCGGTAGGCCTCGTTAATAAACCGCAAAAAAATAGTCGCAAACGACGA includes:
- a CDS encoding RnfH family protein yields the protein MPDQLNIEVVYALPQRQTVIALRVSPETCVQAAIEQSGIVQKHPEIDLSVNKFGIYSRPVKGSDLLQDGDRIEIYRPLIADPREMRKKRAEKAKEEGRADAVTGGRPNTNRKRGDGQPAE
- the smpB gene encoding SsrA-binding protein SmpB codes for the protein MSKKNSKNKAGSSTIALNRTARHEYFIEEKIEAGLSLQGWEVKSLRAGKANISEAYVIFRDGEAYLFGSSFLPLQAASSHVVCDPTRTRKLLLSRRELDKLESLIARQGYTVVPLALYWKQCWVKVEIGLVKGKKEHDKREDTKAREWDREKARIMKNKYRG
- a CDS encoding amidohydrolase, whose product is MTLEHLIQWRRDLHRLPEAAWKEFRTTSLIAHHLNELGYHIVLGDKLLASNLMMGRDVDVAAEKARARRQGAHPDWLERIGDVTGLMGELDTGRPGPTLAFRFDIDAVEVEESAAEQHLPQQEGFASHNKGWMHACAHDGHTAIGLGLASRLMAMKEELCGRIKLFFQPAEEGCRGGKALAAGGALDDVDALLSLHIGIHAGSGELVINPTEFLCSTKFDVHFMGTAAHAGLEPNAGSNALAAACMATTAMLGIPRHRDGMTRINIGQLHAGSGRNVIPDHAELHGETRGADSALNDYMFSQVQRIVEGTALAHGVTYRIIKQGEAIALDNSPALQAELAALARKQGLATIQTRRFGASEDAGFLMERVQKQGGEAAYLILGADLAAPHHHNSFDFDERVMQSGVDLLAAWAHARLGNCAHIKG